Below is a window of Clostridia bacterium DNA.
CGGTCGTAGCGGACCTCGCGGCCGGAGTCGGTGACGGCGCGCATGATCTTGCGCCGGATCACGTCAGGCTCGTCCACGACGAGGATCTTCGAATCCGGATCCGGCGAGCTCTTCGACATCTTCTCCGTGGGATTCGTGAGCGACATCACGCGGGCGGCCACCTTGGGGATGACGGCCTCCGGGAGCGTGAACGTCGGGCCGAAGCGCGAGTTGAAGCGCTCGGCGATGTCGCGCGTCAGTTCCACGTGCTGTTTCTGGTCGTCGCCGACGGGCACCTGCTCCGTCTGATACAGGAGGATGTCCGCCGCCATCAGCACGGGGTACATGAACAGGCCGGAAGAGACGGACGCGCGCCCGCGCCCCTTGGACTTGAACTGCGTCATCCGGTTGAGCTCGCCCATCGTCGCCACGCAGCTGAGGATCCACATGAGCTCCGCGTGCGCGGGCACCTGGGACTGGACGAAGAGCACCGATCCTTCGTGGAGCCCCAGGGCCATGAGCAGCGCCGCCATCGACCGCGTCGACTCCCGCAATTCTTGCGGGTCGTACGGCAGCGTCATGGAGTGGAGATCGACGATGCAGTACAGGTGGTCCGGGTGCGGCCGCCAATGGCGCAACGCCCCGAGGTAGTTGCCGATGTGCGTCTGGCCGGTCGGTTGAATGCCCGATAGGACGCGGGCCATGTGAGTCTGCCACCTCCGAAGCCGTTCGACCTTGTCCAGGATACACCCGCGGCGGCAGACTGCGCGGGAGGGCCGCCCGCGGCCCTCGCCCGCGCGCTACTTGGCGCCTGTGCGCGCTTCCGCCGCGCGGCTCTCGAGTTCGATGATCATGTCGCGCAGGAGCGCCGCCCGCTCGAACTCGAGGGCCTTCGCCGCCTCCTTCATCTCCTTGCGCAGCTTCTCGACGAGCTTCGGGATCTGGCGCGGCGGCACGTCCTTGAGGCTGCGCCCGTCCCAGTAGCCCTCGCCCTTGGCCAGCACGCGGGTGTTCTCGATCACGTCGCGCACCGGCTTCACGATGGTTTGGGGCGTGATGCCGTGCCGGCGGTTGTACTCGGTCTGGATCCGCCGGCGGCGCTCGGTCTCGCGGATGGCGGCGGCCATGGAGTCGGTGACGCGGTCGGCGTACATGATGACCTTGCCCTCCGCGTTGCGCGCGGCGCGGCCGATCGTCTGGATGAGGCTGCGCTCGGAACGGAGATAGCCTTCCTTGTCCGCGTCGAGGATGGCGACGAGGCTCACTTCGGGGATGTCCAACCCCTCGCGCAGGAGGTTGATGCCCACGAGCACGTCGAACACGCCCAGGCGCAGGTCCCGGACGATCTCCATACGCTCCAGCGTCTCGACGTCCGAGTGCATGTACCGCACCTTGACGCCGACCTCGCGCAGGTAGTCGGTCAGCTCCTCCGCCATCTTCTTGGTGAGCGTGGTCACGAGCACGCGGTGGCCCTTGGCCACGCGCTTGCGGATTTCGCCCAGCAGGTCGTCGATCTGGCCGCGCGTGGGGCGCACCTCGACCTCGGGGTCGACGAGCCCCGTCGGCCGCACGATCATCTCCACGACGCGCTGGCTGCGTTCAAGCTCGTACGGCCCCGGCGTGGCCGAGACGTACAGCGTCTGCCCGATGCGCCGCTCGAACTCCTCGAACGTGAGCGGGCGGTTGTCGAGCGCTGAAGGAAGGCGGAAGCCGTACTCCACCAGCTCCAGCTTGCGGGAGCGGTCGCCTTCGTACATGCCGCGGATCTGCGGGATCGTCTGGTGCGACTCGTCGATGAAGCAGAGAAAGTCCTTCGGGAAGAAGTCGAGAAGCGTGTATGGCGGCTCCCCCGGCTTCCGTCCCGTCAGGTGGCGGCTGTAGTTCTCGATGCCGCTGCAGTAGCCCACCTCGCGGAGCATCTCGATGTCGTAGCGCGTCCGCTGCTCCAGCCGCTGCGCCTCGAGAAGGCGGCCGGCGGCTCGCAGTTCCTTCAGCCGCTCCTCCAGTTCCGCTTCGATGGACGCGATTGCGCGCTCCATCTTCTCGGGCGACGTCAGGTAGTGGCTGGCCGGGTAGATCGCCACGTGGCGGTTCTCCGCGAGGATCTCGCCGGTCAGCGTGTCGATCTCCACG
It encodes the following:
- the trpS gene encoding tryptophan--tRNA ligase; translated protein: MARVLSGIQPTGQTHIGNYLGALRHWRPHPDHLYCIVDLHSMTLPYDPQELRESTRSMAALLMALGLHEGSVLFVQSQVPAHAELMWILSCVATMGELNRMTQFKSKGRGRASVSSGLFMYPVLMAADILLYQTEQVPVGDDQKQHVELTRDIAERFNSRFGPTFTLPEAVIPKVAARVMSLTNPTEKMSKSSPDPDSKILVVDEPDVIRRKIMRAVTDSGREVRYDREGKPGISNLLEIMSAFTGRPIPELEAEYGDRGYGTFKRAVAEAVVEGLRPLQERLRDILADPGEIERTLARGAEEAAARAEPTLRQVKERVGLPVPARG
- the uvrB gene encoding excinuclease ABC subunit UvrB, with the protein product MPPFKVHAPFQPSGDQPKAIEQIVEAFEAGAKDVTLLGVTGSGKTALMSWVIERLQRPTLIIAPNKTLAAQLCAEMKEFFPENAVEYFVSYYDYYQPEAYIAATDTYIEKDALRNDEIDKLRHSATMALFERRDVIIVASVSCIYGLGSPEDYSSLVLSLRVGMEKPRHEIVRKLVDLQYQRNDMQLDRGRFRVRGDVIEICPVGSTDRAIRVELFGDEIERLVEIDTLTGEILAENRHVAIYPASHYLTSPEKMERAIASIEAELEERLKELRAAGRLLEAQRLEQRTRYDIEMLREVGYCSGIENYSRHLTGRKPGEPPYTLLDFFPKDFLCFIDESHQTIPQIRGMYEGDRSRKLELVEYGFRLPSALDNRPLTFEEFERRIGQTLYVSATPGPYELERSQRVVEMIVRPTGLVDPEVEVRPTRGQIDDLLGEIRKRVAKGHRVLVTTLTKKMAEELTDYLREVGVKVRYMHSDVETLERMEIVRDLRLGVFDVLVGINLLREGLDIPEVSLVAILDADKEGYLRSERSLIQTIGRAARNAEGKVIMYADRVTDSMAAAIRETERRRRIQTEYNRRHGITPQTIVKPVRDVIENTRVLAKGEGYWDGRSLKDVPPRQIPKLVEKLRKEMKEAAKALEFERAALLRDMIIELESRAAEARTGAK